The following coding sequences lie in one Streptomyces xiamenensis genomic window:
- a CDS encoding CPBP family intramembrane glutamic endopeptidase: MRLLNPESPARAGGGRVPALPGENDRRMLSRELLLVLALSLGASGIAAVIRFVGALTRPGGLADQAATLNGSRAPGRPWLDLVWQVFAISTALVPVLLVAHLLLREPGPGGTGMRVIGFDLRRPRFDLAWGAVVAAGIGGSGILLYLGAHAAGANLTVVPESLPEVWWKFPVLIASALQNSIVEEVIVVGYLLRRLDQLGWSAPAALLTSSLLRGSYHLYQGIGGFIGNVAMGVIFVWLYRRWGRVMPLVVAHALIDIVAFIGYALLAGHVSWLPTA; encoded by the coding sequence GTGCGGCTGTTGAACCCGGAGAGTCCGGCCCGGGCGGGCGGCGGGCGGGTGCCCGCGCTGCCCGGGGAGAACGACCGGCGGATGCTGAGCCGGGAACTGCTGCTGGTGCTGGCCCTGTCCCTGGGGGCCAGCGGCATCGCCGCGGTGATCCGCTTCGTCGGGGCGCTCACCCGCCCCGGCGGACTCGCCGACCAGGCCGCCACCCTCAACGGCTCGCGTGCCCCCGGCCGCCCCTGGCTCGACCTGGTGTGGCAGGTGTTCGCGATCAGCACCGCCCTGGTGCCGGTCCTGCTGGTGGCCCATCTGCTGCTGCGCGAACCGGGCCCGGGTGGCACCGGGATGCGGGTGATCGGCTTCGACCTGCGCCGGCCGCGCTTCGACCTGGCCTGGGGCGCGGTGGTCGCCGCCGGCATCGGCGGCAGCGGCATCCTGCTCTACCTCGGCGCGCACGCGGCCGGCGCCAACCTCACCGTGGTGCCCGAGTCACTGCCCGAGGTGTGGTGGAAGTTCCCGGTGCTGATCGCCTCCGCGCTCCAGAACTCCATCGTGGAGGAGGTGATCGTGGTCGGCTATCTGCTGCGCCGCCTGGACCAACTGGGCTGGAGCGCGCCGGCCGCGCTGCTCACCTCCTCGCTGCTGCGCGGCTCCTACCATCTCTACCAGGGCATCGGCGGGTTCATCGGCAATGTCGCCATGGGCGTCATCTTCGTGTGGCTGTACCGCCGCTGGGGGCGGGTGATGCCGCTGGTGGTGGCGCACGCCCTGATCGACATCGTGGCCTTCATCGGGTACGCGCTGCTGGCCGGTCATGTGAGCTGGCTGCCCACCGCCTGA
- a CDS encoding pyridoxamine 5'-phosphate oxidase family protein — protein MPTADHATGSYPRTARTTPTRAAQRASWDRERVHGILDDGYLCHLGFVRDGAAVVLPTLYARVGERLYVHGSTGSYPLRTASGAPQGLPVCVTVTHVDGLVLARSAFHHSVNYRSVVVHGTARQVTDPAEKAAALDAIVDQAIPGRSADCRPANGKEAAATAVLAIELTEVSAKFRTGGPNDEPEDRELPHWSGVLPVSVSTGAPVAAPDLAAGVALPSYLTAQRSTNA, from the coding sequence GTGCCCACCGCCGACCACGCCACCGGCAGCTACCCGCGCACCGCGCGCACCACCCCCACCCGCGCCGCCCAGCGTGCCTCCTGGGACCGGGAGCGGGTGCACGGCATCCTCGACGACGGTTATCTGTGCCATCTCGGCTTCGTCCGCGACGGTGCCGCCGTGGTGCTGCCCACCCTGTACGCGAGGGTCGGTGAGCGGCTGTACGTCCACGGCTCCACCGGTTCGTACCCGCTGCGCACGGCGAGCGGCGCGCCGCAGGGGCTGCCGGTGTGTGTGACCGTCACCCATGTCGACGGCCTGGTGCTGGCCCGCTCGGCCTTCCACCACTCCGTCAACTACCGCTCGGTGGTGGTGCACGGCACCGCGCGGCAGGTCACGGATCCGGCCGAGAAGGCCGCCGCGCTGGACGCCATCGTCGATCAGGCGATCCCGGGCCGCTCCGCCGACTGCCGCCCCGCCAACGGCAAGGAGGCGGCCGCCACCGCCGTCCTGGCCATCGAGCTGACCGAGGTGTCCGCCAAGTTCCGCACCGGCGGCCCGAACGACGAGCCCGAGGACCGGGAACTGCCCCACTGGAGTGGCGTGCTGCCGGTCTCCGTCTCGACCGGCGCACCGGTGGCGGCCCCGGATCTGGCCGCCGGGGTCGCCCTCCCGTCCTATCTGACCGCACAGCGGTCCACGAACGCCTGA
- a CDS encoding PhzF family phenazine biosynthesis protein has translation MRIRIVDAFTDRPFSGNPAGVVLLDSWPHEDWLRAVAAEVNLPETAFAVPTPGRDDADYALRWLTPTAEVELCGHATLATAHVLYGNGVAPGLLRFATRSGVVTTRPDTEGAITLDFPTAPLTPLDIPPGLAEALGARPVSVHSPGPAIAEFLVELADERTVAGLTPDIGRLGQVIVTAPADDPGSGYDIASRCFFPAVGIPEDPVTGSAHTAIGPFWARRTGRTRLTGRQLSARGGTVRMEMAGDRTLLTGTAVTVIDGALLAGPGQAVGSQLT, from the coding sequence ATGAGAATCCGCATCGTCGACGCGTTCACCGACCGCCCCTTCTCCGGCAACCCGGCCGGGGTGGTCCTCCTCGACAGCTGGCCGCACGAGGACTGGCTGCGCGCCGTGGCCGCCGAGGTCAATCTGCCCGAGACCGCCTTCGCGGTGCCCACCCCGGGCCGGGACGACGCCGACTACGCCCTGCGCTGGCTGACCCCGACCGCCGAGGTGGAGCTGTGCGGCCACGCCACCCTCGCCACCGCCCACGTGCTGTACGGGAACGGCGTCGCCCCGGGCCTGTTGCGGTTCGCCACCCGCTCCGGCGTCGTCACCACCCGGCCGGACACGGAGGGGGCGATCACGCTGGACTTCCCCACCGCGCCGCTGACGCCGCTGGACATCCCGCCGGGGCTCGCCGAGGCGCTGGGGGCGCGGCCGGTGTCGGTGCACTCCCCCGGCCCCGCGATCGCCGAGTTCCTGGTGGAACTGGCGGACGAGCGCACGGTGGCCGGCCTCACCCCGGACATCGGCCGGCTCGGCCAGGTCATCGTGACCGCCCCCGCCGATGACCCGGGCTCCGGTTACGACATCGCCTCCCGCTGTTTCTTCCCGGCGGTCGGTATCCCCGAGGACCCGGTGACCGGCAGCGCGCACACCGCGATCGGCCCGTTCTGGGCGCGGCGCACCGGCCGTACCCGGCTGACCGGCCGCCAGCTCTCGGCCCGCGGCGGCACCGTGCGCATGGAGATGGCCGGTGACCGCACGCTGCTGACCGGCACAGCCGTCACCGTCATCGACGGCGCGTTGCTGGCGGGCCCGGGTCAGGCGGTGGGCAGCCAGCTCACATGA